AGgcaaaagaaaactcaatttGTCTAGAAACCAAATGTGGTGGTCATGGATCCACTGGTTCACTTAGAAGCTAGACTAATCATGAAACACATCTGATGCATAATACCTATGGTATGGAAAATTCACTGGAGCATTTATAAATCCAGAAGATTTATGCATTTATGCATTCTGAATCTTAGGTGGCAAAAATAGTACTTGTGTAGTAGTACTTCATTGTTCCCGTGTACTAATCATCCTGATAAATAGCAGGTCTAACTTTCTGAGATAAGGAAAATAAGTGACCCATCTTAATAGGATAGATGATGTCATTATTTTTGCATAGTAGTGGAGTAGCAGGTATGTACCGTGGCAAATCTAAGCAGACACCTTAAAGCAGAAAAACCACAGACTTGATAGAAAAAATCCCAGTAGTATACTGTTCCATTGgacaaagaaagaaaatgctgCTTACGGAGAAGTTTTGATACTCAAAGAGGTAAGGATTTTGAGAATCTGATTGCCCGATTTCATTTGCACACAAGCACAATATATGAGTGATACCCAGGTGCTGAAGGGTGTACATAGATTTTGCAGCCAGTGCTCCACCAATATAGAGATAATCTGTAATAGGAGAGGGCCGTTCTGTACTGGCTGCATCAGAGATAAGTGATATTCTCTCAAGAATGTGCTCGAGTCGGACCTGGAAAAGGACTAGCAGTCTTAGATTTTGTCAATTGGAATGGACATAGAAGCACATTACCTTCAATTCATAAGCATCAACAGCGATGTTGTTATCATTCCCCTCAAAAAAGCCTGTAATAAAATTGTTCTCTTCACACAGTTTCACCACATCTGTTCTAAGCATTTCATTCCACTGTTCCAATTCCTTGCTCAACTCAGCATCTACCTATGGCAGGCGGTATGTTAATTAAAACTGCAGGCAGCAGCAAAATGCTGGTAATTCAAGAGTCAAACAACAAAGCAGTAGCCAATGACATAGTTTATACTACTTCTTACTTGCAAGAAAGTTCCAATACATAAAATTTCATAAGTTGAAACAGGGTGTTCCATAACAAGTATATTTTCTTAGCATGTCCAGTACTCTATATGTTTTATCATTAAGATCCTTTCTAATGACATAGGCTTCGTCAGGTACTAGAGAGACAAACAGTGTATATCAAACTGGATGATTTAAAGAGGAGGAAAATGTTTTATGCAAAGAGAACCTTGTCAATGAATTACAAAGATATTCCTTATAGAAAAGCCATGGACCGATCAATGGGAACTACCAGAGGTCTGGCTCCAGAAAAACTTTCAAAGCCTTCTTAATTGGCAGTAAACCTACCCTTGGTCTTACTAATAGCTGACTTCACCCCTTTCATATATTTCACAACATTCACATTGCTACCAAATTTAAGCTTCTTTCTCCTAAGATCTATCTTTAACgccaaatttaatttaatttgatcTTATATAGGCCATTCTCAAATGAGTTACAATGCTAATAATTGTTAACAGTTATTGTCCTTTGGCATGATTCTAATTAgaattttaatatatatgtatatacattataAATTGTAGTTTAAATTTGGATTCTATACCAAATATATTCACACATGTTTGGACAAAGATTGTTAAATCCTTGTATTATGTAGTGTAACAAAAGGACCATAGCATTTAATTTATCAATGAACATGAAAAATGTACATTCATCTAATGGAACTTTAGATCAATATGAACTTAGTTTTCTTGGTAGTTTATTTAGATTCTATCATCTTGGCTCTATCCTGATTACACAAGCAAGTCGATATAGCATTTTAGGAGGATATCCTTTTAAGATAAGTTAAGAGTCTCCACTCCCCTATAGATATCAACCAGCCTAACTCAAATGCCCTTCAACCATAGTTTCATGCTCAAGATATTATTGACTTAAGTATCATATAGCAAGCGCAAAAGCACTTCTAACCTTAGTCAACTTGTTAAAGTCACGAAGCTTCATTGTCAACCGCAGGCGAGGAGTTTCTCCACTTCCTTTGAAGTACCTACAATTCCAGTTCTCTCGAGAACCAGGAGATATGTCAAGGCTTTCTCGAGACCCTAAAGATTTGTGCAAACATCTCCGAGATTCGGAATCACTAGAATCTGCATGTGTCTCATGTACACCACGTTCCTTGCATGCCGGGAATTGGGAGTTGAAGTTGCACCAGGCATATTGTAATGGTGACTCAGAAGCCCCAGAATCATCCTTGTCTGACTCACTAAAACTTTTACTTATAATGGACAGAAACATCCGTAAGATACCCTCTAGTTTCTGGTACAATGTCAGAAGAAATATATGGAAACCTTGCAGGTCCCTAAGAGCACTACGAAATCCTGCTCTGAATGCATGAACGATAGTTACCATATCAGATTCAGACAAACAAGAACAAGAATCACCTGGTGCATCAGTGTGCTCAGGTCCAGGAATTCCCAGCTTTCCAAAAGACACTTCGTAGAGTAGATTAGAAGAGAACTCCAAGTTATTGATTATAAGCTCAACCACCTTAGGGTAACTTTCTTGATCTCTTGCCCGTTTTCCTGCAGGAGGTCTGCGAGGAACCCCTGAGTCAATAGCCACAATACAAAAATCTGAACTTTTTCCACATTCTGATCcttgattaaatgtggatctggtAGTGAATGTGATGCAACCATCAGAGCCCTCAGCTGTAATCTGAGGACCATAAGAATCTAGTCTGCCATTCACAGAGATTGCTCGTCTCCCTTTCTCCTCTTTTCTAAAACTTTTCACTATCCGCGGTTTGTATCTTCTAATGGCAGAATCATAAGCTTCATCAAGTGCATCCATGTTTGAAGAGGTCATTTTATTCGAAAACAAGAGGTTAGCTTGATTCCCACGCCACCCAAGTTGAGGACAGGGAAGTCTATCCTCATTACGAAGTATAAGGTCCAAGACGAAGACCCTGCCAAGTGCTTCAGCAGTATTTTCAGCAGCTTCTCTTGAATCAAATGCATTTGGATTTTCCGCCAGAGGTGAGCCATGAACATAACTACCACAAGCAGAAATTTGAAGAAGAATTTGATAAGATGTGGTTCTATATTAATAAGTAAGAGATGAGTTAGTTGGCCTACTTCATAAGGAAAAGGCACCGACTCAACTCAAGTGCTTCTAACAACTCTGAGCATGTAACCTCACCCACTTCATCTCCACTAGCAACTGCCATATCACGTGCTTTTTCTGCAGCATCCTTGATCATTTGCCATTCTGTGCTAGAGTTATGGATCACTCTCGCCTGAAGAATCAGAGTATTAGAACAAGCAAAATTGTAATATAACTGAGTAATCACGATGGGATAATCAACAGGAAAAAGGTGCACACTTGAGGCGTCCTGACTCCAAGCAACTTTGCAAATTCATAACCCAGGCGTTCTGATTGTGTTGCCATTCTTGAGGGTGCAATTTTAATGACTGCAGCAGTGTGTTTTGGTGAAAGATCATCGTCGTTCCATGTGTTAAACAGAGCAAAGAAGACTACACCTCCAGAATTTACTGTCACCTGTATCACCAGCCAATGATTAAAAGCAAAAAGATCACcagcaaaaaataaataaataaaattttaataagaaGGACAGGTAgtggcaagttggcatatttaaaATAACAAACAATCATCTCAATAAATTTTCTCAGAAACTGCTCCTTCAATAAGATTTCAAAGTACAAGTTAGACACATTGAACTACGAATCTTGCGTGCGACACTCAAGATCAAAGAACGAAAATAGTGTCTAGGTAAACACAGACAGCAACCATTATTAGAACTCAGCTCAGTAGAAAAAGCTTATGCTAACAAGTCTTTTTGCTTGCATTATCAACTTACAACTCTTCAGTTCAAATTTTCTTAAACCACTTATGTGTGTTTTGACATCACCAACTCTAGAAAATCAAATGTCTCGGGGACATCATTTCTAGTATATGATCTAAAAATCAAAATAGCTTCTGTAAAAGGAACTGTTGCAAAGGTTTTCCCCTCTAGTGATGCCCTGTCAATTGTTCTCAGTGAAGTGTCATGAAAACCAGCCATTGACCTATATACGTTTGTTTCTCATCAAAGGAACAATAGAGATGGCAAAACATAGTATTTGCATCACTGGTGATGGGAATGCCGGGTAGTGGTTTCACTAGTTAAAATGAATCTTTATCGATGTCCAAGCCCAAGAAGGAAACTAGATCATCCTCAGAAAAACTGAatatataaaacaaaaaataGCACAAAGTCCTTTAACTTCAAAATCAAAATAGTCAATCTTGAAGAATTTATCAAAGGAACAGAGGTAATCAATTCCTAATAATGTGCAAGGATCTTGCAACAACAAACCTCCAAAGCTTTGTTCAGTTCATCTTCAGAATATTCGTTACTGCTTGTGTGTTTTGTGTGGTGTAGGGAGTATAGAGTATCCCAGGAGATGTCACTTGCTCCAACATCTAAAGTAGCAGCATTTCCAAGCTGATCCCGCAAACTAATTTCTGGCACAAGGCCTGGAGGCTGCGATCTTGTTGCAGAATTGTTAGGTTTGTCTGAATCTGATACTTCTGCCCTGTAGGAGGAAAGAATATACAAAAGATTccatattttttgaattaataaTAGAATTACATCCTGGCAAATGAGTGACCAATTTAAAAGCATTAATTTTCCATCACGCATTCACCATTGTTGTAAAGGGTTATTACCTTAGGAATCGGGTTTAACCTTTTGCAGTTTTATCGGAAAAGATTAGGAACGCTTGAGATGCAAAATTGGCATGAATTTGTGGCATCAAATGATAAAACCAAATCagctgaagaagagaaaaaaaaaaaagtcccttTCTCGGTAAACAATGGTTTCCATACTCTACATTCCAAGCAGGAAGCACCTCAAGTTGCAAGCAATTTATTTTCTATGGGCTCTGATACTGAGAAGAAACACCTTCTGGCTAACATATTCTTTAAATCAAAGCTTTTTGTCAAGCGACGATACATTGTAAGTCACTAATCTGAACATTCCCCGAGCAAAGAGTGAGGAAGAAATGAGCTGCAAAGCTAAGAGATTGCAAATGCTGAAAATAAAGGGTAAATGCCGCCATATTAAACCTTGTCCGTGTACCTGCAGCCAGGGGATGAAGTCGAGACTGGAAACTCGGGCGGGAGAGCTTCGAGCGTAGACAATCCACGAAGGTTACCCGAGGACAGACACTTGCCGCTGCGCCGGCGGACCACTGCCACCCATTCCTCGCATTCCCGCCCCATGCCAGACTCCGCTGAGTCTCGCAACTGCAACCAAACATCTCTACTAGCAATCTTGCCGATGAAAACAGAAGAAAGATCCCCATTTTTGGAAAGAAACGTTGCAGGAGAAGAGAGGATGTGGTGGGTTTTCGTCtacttttttccttcttctctctCGACCGATGGGTTCCGTCTCTTCCTCTAGGCCGATAATATTTAAATGAAAGGAACAAAGACGGGGCAGCCGGTACCTTGTGGTCGATCTGCTTTGGTTGTTCCTCGTGTGCCATCGCAAAGAAACGAGAGTCTGTCTCCTGTTCGTTGTCTttgtcttcttcgtcttcttgttGCGGTTCTGCTGCTGCTTCTCGCACGCATAAATTTCCCCGTCTGGTGGGAGAGTTGGGGAGAGGCCAACGGTCAACGTCATTGCAGGGGAAGGTTGGCCGCTTTTGTCGCCCAGAAGCGAGGGAAAGAAAGAATGTCCCATTTCCGCTAATGCCTCGGTCCATTCGGACGATGATCCACCAAAAATAACGACTTTCGAAGCTTAGTAATGGCGGAGCATGATGTAGTGGTCTTCCAACACTCTGAGCACCGGCGCCGTGGCTAAAGGGACGGATGACCGACCAACAGAGCACTATTATATCCCCCACCTGCCATCAACCAGTGAGTTCTGCGGTCGACTTGATACCCCATTGGGATTGCTGATCGCTGCCTTGGCATCATAGCGATGATTCAGAAAAGTTAAAGCGAAACAACCAGCATTATTTGGAATCCACTGTTTAGCTTAGTATCTCAGCAAAGATCACAAACCCCAACCAGGTAAGTAAAGCTGCTTAGAAACAGGTCGTTGTATAGTGTACACAACTTGGTGTGGCAGATTTACACCACCTCACTCCACACGTCAACCATAGTCACAGATAGATATATAGGGCAATCGACGCAGTGGATGGATGGAAGATGATGCATCGACTTGAACCATCACaaaatttgtttcaccgatcaatGCATTCGAACCAATGGATGGTCCAGGTAAGAAGACGAATTCATAGAGATCAGACACTTGTTTGGTAACGCATCTTAAGAGGGAACTAACTGCCCCTTTCACATCATGGAAGTTGGCTCTTACTGGGCCAGAATGGTTTGGGATTCTTGTTCTGATCACAGATTCCAAGTTTCACCATAAATGTGGCAGTGCAACCTTTCCCTATGCCTTCACTTTCAAGCCACATCTGTCCTTCCATGAGGCTTACGAACCTGATGATGCAAGTGGGAATTGTTATTGAAAAgctaatctaaaaaaaaaagaaaaaaagaaaaatcaacaagGCAAGATACGATCCATGTACCAGTAGAGACAAGACACAAATCCAGAAGAGGTCCATTGgaaaataacaagaaaaaaaacagaaaaaaaaaggctTACGCATACTAATTTCAGTGGACAAAACGACAATCTCTAACTCAAGGCTCCCATCCTCCAGCTTAGAAAGATCCAAAACATCACTGATAAGTAAGTGTCACCAGCAGATCTACTACTTTTTAACACCCATTTGCCGTTGTCCAGAAGTTAGCTCAGTTTCGAGAAGTAGAGATGATAGAGCAATAATTGGTAGCATGTGAAAGTGAAAATGCTACCAGGATACCACCAAATTCATAGAAAATTCAGGCTTGCATAAACAACTATATGCCAAcacaattggcataactgaagagATGTTCGAAAATGACATTCTTATAGGTTTTTTCGGATGAGTTATCCCCGATCGATGTGGAGAATGGGGTGTTCAACTTGGAACACGCACACGCGCGCGCGAAGACCAATTTGGCTAGCACGAGTAGTTCAACATGCTCTTGCAAGTGGGGGCTCTTCATCAGCAAGTATGTATCTTGCCTGCGGGAGCGCTGGGATTGTCCGTGCATCGCACGAGTGCTGCGGATCAGGATAGGATAGCGCCCCCATCACGGACAAAAAGGCATTGTACGAGTGCCAACGGTTAGTGGTTGCTTTGCTGTGGCCGTACTTTTCGTTAAACACGTGACATGAAATTtctcatttttattattatatcgtGTTGGCTGACCACATTCCCATACAGGCAGACTTGCATGGACTGATGCATCGACTTGGATGACGTACAGAGGTTCGTTTCCATGCTCAGTGTTCAATTCTTAATCTATATTGTCTCTTCTACGGACAATCTGGCGAGGGAATGACAATTGTAAGCTGGACAGCGTTGGAGTCGAAAAGGCGCCCTCGCTACTCGGGGGATCGATTTGGATTCTTCGATTCTCGTACACACGCGGACACGAGATGATAgtctttgatatatatatatatatatatattctttttcttgACAATTACTCGCCTACGGAACCATAATTTGCCACGTTTCGTGCAATCAGCAGCTCAGGAGCTCGCTGTGGTGGAAACAGGAAGAATCAATAGTCTTGGTGATGTCGATGGTCAAAAGCATAGACTGTTGTTTTCTTTTGAGCAACGCCTTCTAATTTCGCTCGAGCCGATAAATAGCTATTTCTTTTGTAGGAGGAGGGGTAGATATGCTAGGTCGCATCTCTGCGAGGATGGACATGTAAAAGAGCACCTAATTTAATTATATGATGATTTTGATCTTGAGAGTTTCGCGAGAAGAGTCCTTGTCTTGCACGACCCGGTCAGTAGCTGTGTTAACCGAAGAGTAAAGTAATAAACACGATCGCACCGTCAAATTGTTGTTATAAATCGAGACCCTTTGGCTCGGCTCGTGCACGCAACAGTCGCGGGCGGAGAAAGGAGAGACGAAGAAGGGCTTCTTTACCCGCGACGTTGATGGCGGTAAGGGTTTCCTACCTCTCGATCTAGACCCTCCTCTTCCCCTCGTCTCTTCCTTCCGGATCCCTAAGAAACCCTAGCCCGAATTCCTCCATCCCTCCCCCCACCCCTCCCCCCGGTTCGGATTCCAAGAGAAGCTGCGGTAGTCACGAATCGGCGATGGGCGCCCAGGGCAAACCCTCTAGTTCTTTGAATTCCCTGGTAAGTTCGTTTCTGGGGCTCCGAAAAAAATTCGATCCATGCTGCTTGATTTTCGTGTAAAAAATCTTTGTGCCCTAGACTCGTACTTGTTATTGGCACGTTCTTGACGAGCGGCTTACTTGGCACTACTCTGGGTGATTTTTGCGGTCAATGTTTTTTCAGTCTGTCGAGCTTTTAGTTGTTCGTACTTAATACTCTTGATTTCCGTGAAAAATTTCCTTGATTACTAGTTTCTTGGCAGCTTAGTTGACCCTCTTGGTTATTCCAATCTTCCACTGTACcgttgtgtttttatgtgtgtgtTGCTTGTGATTTCTTGCTTTATATCCTGTTGAATGTACCTTATGATTTTTGATGTGTCCTTGGAGTTAAGAAAAATTGACATGCCAAGACTTTTATTAGCTCGTGGTGAAATGTGATGTTCACCTTGGAGAAACAGAGTGGTCTACTAGCTAATGTGTATGGGACGTGGACTACTGCTTGGCACTATTATCCCAAAGCTCGCGTTGGAAGAACCTGAAATAATAATGATATTGTTAGCCACGCAAATTACATCCAGCAAAACATCCAACTGTGCTACTTGTGGGCAAATCTTCTTTAGTGGAAGAAATGAACCATCAAGAAGGAAACATATTCGAGCGTGGAGTGTGACAATGGAACACATCTTATTTATCAAATATGCACTCTCTTGATCTCTTTGTTTGCAGAGAAGCTGGTACAAGAGGAGAGAAGACAAAGAGAGAGAAACAAATCAATTTATTTCTTCTTCAGGCAAAATAATGAGTACAGAAGCCAtttatttccttttcttttctttgcatcCTGAATTGCAGGAAAGCTGCAATCATTTTATATTTTGCTTAAGACAGATGAACTTGTGACAATATAGGATGCCATCAAACTCTTTTTGTTTTTCAAAATCACGAAACATAAATTTTTAAGATGTCCATTAGCCATTTCCAAATCATCAACCTTCATGCAAGAGTAGCACCTGCATAAGTGGTTTGGCGATGTCAATACTACATACTAGGCTTTACTTTGCAACAAAATGCACCAGGAGGTTTCATGAGAGCCATGCCACATCAGGCATGTGTTTGATGCTGTTAGTTTTTGAAGCTTATAAGAGTAATTTGTTCTTATCCAGACCATTCATATTTTATCTTCAAGTGCAAGGGTGAGATATATACTGAGGCTTAGCGTCCGATAATATTTGGTACTACTATCTTGAGCTGAAGTGCATTCTCTTTATTCACTTCATGCTTTGACAACTTTTCAGCATATGCCCTCCTTTTTCTGAACTTAATTATCCTAATTGTTTCTTTTAATGCAGCAAAGAAGAACCTGGAACAATTTATGCTGGGAAATCTGTTAACTTTTGAGAGTTTTCCTGCCTTAAAAAAGTAATTTAAGGGTTTATGTGTGTCACAAATAGACAAAATTCAGCGAGTTGTCCTGATCTATTATTTTATGACTTTCTCATTTAGTGATATCTGAGCACCCTAATAGACTTCAGTTTGGATCTATATCGGCTGATTGTTAGAACCATAGATTAAGGATTGAATTGATAGGACCTAAGGTAGTCATGCCTGTTTGTTAAAAAAAAGATGATCAGAAATATAGGATGTAACCAAACAAAATTGTGTTTCTACAGGTTATTCATTGGCATCACTGGTTGTCTTTTGTATTGTTATGATGCTAACAACTTGACAATCATTGTTTAGTTGAGACACTAGTCCTGGAAGATAAAGCACTGGTATTAAATGCTAAATTCTTTTATGTTCTAAATGTGCACCATGAGCATCCATGGATTCTCCTTTTCCTTAAGGTTCTAAGATGTATGCTCATGCTATTAATACTCAGTAGTCAATTTAGGCAATGCCTCAAACTATTGGTTGATGGTCCCTGGCCTCTGTATTGATGAGATGTGAGGCTAAATATATTTTGGTTGAAAAGATATAATAGCTCTCATTGAGATGCTATTTGATGCCAGTGTTTCATATTGTGCCTTCATATAGAGAAAACCCATTGTTGAGTTATATCAAATTGCAAAAAATATAATAGGACAAGTGATGTCTTGCTTTAAGCTTCTAACTGGTTGTCACTTGTGTTGTCCCTTGCTGTTATTGATTTTCGAGTCGGATTGTGAGCTTAACTATATTAAAATGTTCTTATGTCTTCAAGGACTTCAATAAATCAGAAATTATAAGTGTGCCAGAATTTTTGATGCTAAATGTACTTATTATACAGTTTGTCTTTTAGATGTGGGAATGTGCTATATTTTGTTGAATGAAATTGTGCATCAACACTATATTTTACTCCTTTCCATTATCTTTCGCCTCATAACCTCATCTTAAAGCATACTATATTTTTGTACCATCATTCTGTTAGTTGAGCTTAAAAATCTGGTGTCTTATTTTGCAATATCTGAAAATATGTATATTTGATATCATGGCTTCATTCTGCCCCTTTATTTATCCCGAAGCTAGTCTGTGTGCTTATATTGCAGATGTAAGGAATTAAGTACAGTTATCTGATGGTCTAAAAAAATTGCAGCTTGTTAAGGTATACCGCTTGATTGATGAGGGCAAATGGGATGATCAGGGAACTGGGCATGTTAGAATTGATTATCCAGAGGTTTAACCCTACCTTTTCCTACTTTTTTCCCTTGACATTGTTGTAATGTGCTTTTTTCAATGTATCCTTTATTTCTGGTTTGTTTATTTACCTTTATAATATCTTTTATCTAAATATCATGGTATGCGAATCTTCTTTGTGGTTTTTATTTCTTGCTGCAATGATCTTTGACGATGAGAAGTGGGAATCTACTTTATTGATGGGGTGACAGATAGATTAAAAAAAGAGAGCATAGCGTTTGTACTCGTAGTTAGAAAATAAAAGTCATTCACTGCATCGATTCAGAAGCGAGAAATTGGCTTTGTCAGATGTATCCAGAAATTAAGATTTTGCTTGATAGATTCAAATACTAGTCCATTATTTGGAGCTTTCATGATTAGTAATTGAAGAATGTAAACATGTGCATGGAAAGTAAGTGGGAAATTATGCTTGTATCAATGCTTGGTCCCTTGTATTAATCGCTCG
This genomic stretch from Musa acuminata AAA Group cultivar baxijiao chromosome BXJ3-9, Cavendish_Baxijiao_AAA, whole genome shotgun sequence harbors:
- the LOC135648623 gene encoding dual specificity protein phosphatase PHS1-like; translated protein: MDRGISGNGTFFLSLASGRQKRPTFPCNDVDRWPLPNSPTRRGNLCVREAAAEPQQEDEEDKDNEQETDSRFFAMAHEEQPKQIDHKLRDSAESGMGRECEEWVAVVRRRSGKCLSSGNLRGLSTLEALPPEFPVSTSSPGCRAEVSDSDKPNNSATRSQPPGLVPEISLRDQLGNAATLDVGASDISWDTLYSLHHTKHTSSNEYSEDELNKALEVTVNSGGVVFFALFNTWNDDDLSPKHTAAVIKIAPSRMATQSERLGYEFAKLLGVRTPQARVIHNSSTEWQMIKDAAEKARDMAVASGDEVGEVTCSELLEALELSRCLFLMNYVHGSPLAENPNAFDSREAAENTAEALGRVFVLDLILRNEDRLPCPQLGWRGNQANLLFSNKMTSSNMDALDEAYDSAIRRYKPRIVKSFRKEEKGRRAISVNGRLDSYGPQITAEGSDGCITFTTRSTFNQGSECGKSSDFCIVAIDSGVPRRPPAGKRARDQESYPKVVELIINNLEFSSNLLYEVSFGKLGIPGPEHTDAPGDSCSCLSESDMVTIVHAFRAGFRSALRDLQGFHIFLLTLYQKLEGILRMFLSIISKSFSESDKDDSGASESPLQYAWCNFNSQFPACKERGVHETHADSSDSESRRCLHKSLGSRESLDISPGSRENWNCRYFKGSGETPRLRLTMKLRDFNKLTKVDAELSKELEQWNEMLRTDVVKLCEENNFITGFFEGNDNNIAVDAYELKVRLEHILERISLISDAASTERPSPITDYLYIGGALAAKSMYTLQHLGITHILCLCANEIGQSDSQNPYLFEYQNFSISDSDDEDISNLFDEASDFIDYVEHSGGKILVHCFEGKSRSATVVLAYLMLRKGLTLSEAWSMLRKVHRRAQPNDGFAKTLLDLDMQLHGKASMEWQQRKPMMKVCPICGKDAGLSSSSLKLHLQKSHRRLSSGSVDSAMSLEIQKALEVLKVSRCSSISSTHQQSQSLIDELSL